In bacterium, a genomic segment contains:
- a CDS encoding sterol desaturase family protein, with amino-acid sequence MSRVIISISSRTAIRLEEEAIRKAAAAPAGTGTSWSVGHEDAPSGRGTAIGVCWEAMSVEHSPDAAPNERIPGSEPGRRHFEGFEAVLAVAGFPVLISLTVGAAILAIHRGIDPNLATLGLIVAGYAWIAVAEQLWPLHRSWLRSRGDLRTDIGLAITNGLLGGMLSPMLWAAIAVAAAALSDAVGSGLWPSDWPLVAQLIPALFIAEFVEYSFHRIWHEVPWLWPIHATHHSAPRLYWLNAARFHPIDLFAVGTLKMVPLAILGAGLPIFALMNLFSAIHGAYQHSNLPVRIGPLNWIFSMAELHRWHHSKNIEEANTNYGGNLILWDVILGTRFLPDDRDPPEAIGIGDLPGFPMGFWANLASPFRWQRLSEEAADPKAPDAAR; translated from the coding sequence ATGTCTCGTGTCATTATATCCATCTCGTCTCGAACTGCCATTCGCCTCGAGGAAGAAGCGATCCGCAAGGCCGCCGCGGCCCCTGCAGGCACGGGGACTTCGTGGTCGGTGGGCCATGAGGATGCCCCATCGGGCCGGGGCACGGCCATCGGTGTATGTTGGGAGGCGATGTCGGTCGAACACTCTCCTGATGCAGCTCCCAACGAACGGATTCCCGGCTCCGAGCCTGGGCGCCGCCATTTCGAAGGCTTCGAAGCCGTACTCGCAGTAGCGGGCTTCCCGGTCCTGATCAGCCTCACGGTCGGGGCCGCGATCCTGGCGATTCACCGAGGCATCGACCCCAATCTCGCGACCCTCGGGCTGATCGTCGCAGGCTACGCCTGGATCGCAGTGGCGGAGCAACTCTGGCCACTGCATCGAAGCTGGCTCCGCTCCCGCGGCGATCTACGGACGGACATCGGCCTGGCGATCACCAACGGGCTGCTCGGCGGAATGCTCTCCCCCATGCTCTGGGCAGCGATCGCAGTCGCGGCAGCGGCGCTCTCGGACGCAGTCGGCAGCGGGCTATGGCCGTCGGATTGGCCCCTGGTCGCGCAACTGATTCCGGCCCTGTTCATCGCAGAATTCGTCGAGTACTCCTTCCACCGGATCTGGCACGAGGTGCCGTGGCTGTGGCCCATCCACGCCACCCATCACAGCGCCCCCCGGCTCTACTGGCTGAACGCCGCTCGCTTCCATCCGATCGACCTGTTTGCGGTCGGGACCCTGAAGATGGTCCCGCTGGCCATACTCGGCGCGGGTCTCCCGATCTTCGCCCTGATGAATCTCTTCTCGGCGATCCATGGCGCGTATCAGCATTCGAATCTGCCGGTTCGGATCGGGCCACTGAATTGGATCTTCAGTATGGCCGAGCTCCACCGCTGGCATCACTCGAAGAACATCGAAGAGGCGAATACGAACTACGGGGGCAACCTGATTCTTTGGGATGTGATCCTTGGAACGCGCTTCCTGCCCGACGATCGCGATCCGCCCGAGGCGATTGGAATCGGAGACCTGCCTGGCTTCCCCATGGGCTTCTGGGCGAACCTGGCCTCGCCCTTCCGTTGGCAGCGCCTCAGTGAAGAGGCTGCCGATCCCAAGGCTCCCGACGCTGCACGCTAG